In Arachis stenosperma cultivar V10309 chromosome 1, arast.V10309.gnm1.PFL2, whole genome shotgun sequence, one DNA window encodes the following:
- the LOC130934012 gene encoding pentatricopeptide repeat-containing protein At1g11710, mitochondrial-like, producing the protein MILSFFSSKSRNHLARAFHSGKRFLNPSSGDIVFRAICVNLKHRRWSVLERLSPKLTSSLVSRVVCEFQNSPQLALDFYNWVGGLFPHSLDSCCTLVHVLVKSRRFDEALFLLRKLITEEGTPPLVLLEVLIESYRRCCSSIAAFDALVRACTQVGDTEGAYDVIYNLRSRDCFITIHAWNNFLNHLLQLNEIDRFWNLYRGMGSFGYIENVNTFNLVIYALCKECRLVEAISVLYRMMKGGIFPNVVSFNIIIDAACKIGNLGLSLKLLKKMNMMSGDFVWPNSVTYNCIINGFCKNGKLLLAEEMLHKMVKAGIEPSVRTYATLIDGYARWGSLEEALRLCDVMVERGLVPNNVVYNSILHWLYRKGGIEEASLLLTDMIDKHICPDQYSYAILTKGLCRNGYLIEALKLHSQILEHNLIQDSFSHNILLNYICKRKNMTVAKQLLGSMITRGLAPDVYTYGTVIDGYCKLGNTNDALQVFDWMIKMDEMPNLTIYNSVINGLCKIASIDAAEYIVDELRKRRLFDATTFNTLISGYCTGGQIDKVFNLTMEMKSLGISANRVTYNTLINLLCKCDCEEEAKELMKMMIVQGIRPDFVTYTTLVTHFIKTCSPHEVIALHDYMILKGVVPHQKTYDTIVAPLLLEGRNKKS; encoded by the coding sequence ATGATTTTGAGTTTCTTTTCATCCAAAAGTCGTAACCATTTGGCTCGAGCTTTTCATTCTGGTAAGCGTTTCTTAAACCCAAGTTCTGGAGATATTGTTTTCAGAGCTATTTGTGTTAACTTGAAGCATAGGAGATGGAGTGTGTTGGAGCGACTATCCCCCAAGCTCACCAGCTCCTTGGTGAGCCGAGTTGTTTGCGAGTTCCAGAACTCGCCACAGTTGGCTTTAGATTTTTATAACTGGGTTGGAGGGTTGTTCCCTCACTCATTAGATTCCTGTTGCACTTTGGTTCATGTGCTGGTGAAGTCAAGAAGATTTGATGAGGCATTATTTCttctgagaaaattgattactGAAGAGGGCACTCCTCCATTGGTGTTGTTGGAAGTATTGATAGAGAGTTATCGAAGATGTTGCTCTAGTATTGCGGCTTTTGATGCATTGGTGAGGGCTTGTACTCAGGTTGGGGATACTGAAGGTGCTTATGATGTCATCTATAATTTAAGGAGCCGGGATTGTTTCATTACTATTCATGCTTGGAACAATTTCCTAAATCACTTGTTGCAATTGAATGAAATCGATAGGTTTTGGAATTTGTATAGAGGAATGGGTTCTTTTGGTTACATAGAAAATGTGAATACTTTTAATTTGGTTATCTATGCTCTGTGTAAGGAATGCCGACTAGTGGAAGCTATTTCAGTGTTATATAGGATGATGAAGGGTGGAATTTTCCCCAATGTAGTCTCGTTTAACATAATCATAGACGCGGCGTGCAAGATTGGCAACTTGGGTCTTTCCTTGaaacttttaaaaaagatgAACATGATGTCAGGAGATTTTGTCTGGCCCAATTCTGTTACTTACAACTGCATAATCAACGGATTCTGCAAGAATGGGAAATTATTACTTGCAGAAGAGATGCTTCATAAAATGGTCAAGGCAGGTATAGAGCCGAGTGTTCGGACATATGCTACTTTGATAGATGGGTATGCGAGGTGGGGAAGTTTGGAGGAGGCACTGAGACTCTGTGATGTAATGGTGGAAAGGGGATTGGTCCCTAATAATGTTGTTTACAATTCAATTTTACATTGGCTTTATCGGAAAGGAGGTATTGAGGAAGCTTCTTTGCTACTAACTGACATGATTGATAAGCATATATGCCCTGATCAGTACTCTTATGCAATCCTTACCAAAGGCCTTTGCAGAAATGGATATCTGATTGAAGCTCTTAAGCTTCATAGCCAGATTTTAGAACATAATCTAATACAGGATTCTTTTTCTCACAACATACTTCTTAACTATATATGCAAAAGGAAAAACATGACAGTAGCCAAGCAACTATTGGGCAGCATGATTACCCGTGGCCTGGCTCCTGATGTTTATACATACGGAACTGTGATTGATGGATACTGTAAACTAGGTAACACAAACGACGCGCTTCAAGTTTTTGATTGGATGATAAAGATGGATGAGATGCCTAACTTGACAATATACAATTCTGTCATTAATGGTCTGTGTAAAATAGCCTCAATAGATGCTGCAGAATACATAGTTGATGAATTACGAAAGAGAAGATTATTTGATGCAACGACCTTTAATACCTTAATTAGTGGATATTGCACTGGCGGACAGATTGATAAAGTGTTTAATTTGACTATGGAAATGAAGAGCTTGGGAATTTCTGCGAATAGAGTCACGTATAATACACTGATAAACCTTCTCTGCAAGTGTGATTGCgaggaagaagcaaaagaattgatgaagatgatgattgTCCAGGGTATTCGTCCTGATTTTGTAACATACACTACACTTGTTACTCACTTCATCAAGACATGTAGTCCTCATGAGGTGATTGCATTGCATGACTACATGATTCTAAAGGGAGTAGTCCCTCACCAGAAAACATATGATACCATTGTAGCACCACTTCTTTTAGAAGGAAGAAATAAAAAGTCATAA